Proteins from one Cicer arietinum cultivar CDC Frontier isolate Library 1 chromosome 3, Cicar.CDCFrontier_v2.0, whole genome shotgun sequence genomic window:
- the LOC101500308 gene encoding uncharacterized protein yields the protein MEWNDGHNHNNSSNVTHTHHHHRRNEDEEYPPPGNNNNFSPFNNHHQQPPIYTDSYPPPQETQVFHSSHVSSGHVSHDNYNHSPPHHQQPAFTPNYGYAPPPPSAPHHTSPPFSNTSVHHVSHEIHDPHFPTTAVHHVDHQVNTAPYPPPPTLSSNKPTFKVVTKASPNYSLTIRRGDVVLAPSDPTDQYQHWYKDEKWSTRVKDKEGCHAFSLVNKVTGEAIKHSIGSSHPVRLVRYNPDYLDQSILWSESRDICGGFRAVRMVNNIQLNMDAFHGNEGVHDGTTVVLWEWNSGDNQQWKILPY from the exons ATGGAGTGGAATGATGGTCATAATCATAATAACTCTTCTAACGTAACCCACACTCACCACCACCACCGTAGAAACGAAGACGAAGAATACCCTCCACCTGGAAACAACAACAACTTCTCTCCTTTCAACAACCACCACCAACAACCACCCATCTACACCGACTCATACCCACCGCCACAAGAAACACAAGTCTTCCACTCATCTCACGTCTCATCAGGACACGTGTCCCATGACAACTACAATCACTCACCCCCTCATCATCAACAACCTGCCTTCACTCCCAACTACGGATACGCACCTCCACCCCCATCCGCACCTCATCACACCTCCCCTCCATTCTCAAACACTTCCGTCCACCACGTTTCTCATGAAATCCACGATCCTCATTTTCCTACCACCGCTGTTCACCATGTCGACCATCAGGTTAACACTGCTCCTTATCCTCCTCCTCCTACTCTCTCCTCCAACAAACCAACTTTCAAGGTTGTCACCAAAGCTTCCCCAAATTACTCGCTCACCATCCGTCGCGGCGATGTTGTTCTCGCACCTTCCGATCCCACCGATCAGTATCAG CATTGGTACAAGGATGAGAAGTGGAGTACTAGGGTGAAGGATAAAGAGGGTTGTCATGCTTTTTCTCTTGTCAACAAGGTCACTGGGGAGGCAATTAAGCATTCCATTGGTAGTAGCCATCCA GTTCGGCTGGTCCGTTACAATCCAGACTATCTTGATCAGTCTATTCTGTGGTCTGAGAGCAGGGACATCTGTGGTGGCTTCAGAGCTGTAAGGATGGTCAACAATATTCAACTTAACATGGATGCCTTTCACGGCAATGAAGGTGTACATGATGGCACTACTGTTGTCCTCTGGGAGTGGAACAGTGGTGATAACCAGCAGTGGAAGATCTTGCCCTACT GA